Proteins encoded by one window of Psychromonas sp. L1A2:
- a CDS encoding LysR family transcriptional regulator yields MLSSLDLHFFYAVATSNSLSAAAKKLNVTPPTVTQRLQTLEAKLSLKLVERDFRRSKLTTSGKKLASRCKLILDEIDLLTDELKEDQTSLAGKLTVLAPLGFGEKYIASIIGDFSIKYPNLKIKLLLSDHPDKASSPEADIIIYIGELKDSSMRRVVLAKNRRLVCASPSYLESTNKIESPELLSNHKCIALVENNEDTMQWSFKHKTSGNISNIRIKPSLVCNVADAVKLWALKDLGIIHRSEWDVRQEIESGRLQEILTDYKLPDADVVALLNDSEKDRPRRVNMFINYLKSSLKEL; encoded by the coding sequence ATGCTTTCTTCATTGGATTTACATTTTTTTTATGCTGTTGCCACAAGCAATAGTTTGTCAGCTGCTGCTAAGAAATTAAACGTGACACCGCCGACCGTGACTCAAAGACTGCAAACCTTAGAGGCAAAACTTTCATTAAAACTCGTCGAGAGAGACTTTCGACGTTCAAAATTAACAACAAGTGGTAAAAAGTTGGCGAGTCGATGTAAGTTAATACTGGATGAAATTGACTTATTAACAGACGAATTAAAGGAAGACCAAACATCCCTTGCAGGTAAGCTAACGGTACTTGCACCTCTTGGTTTTGGTGAAAAGTATATTGCATCGATCATTGGTGACTTTTCTATTAAATACCCTAACCTTAAAATAAAGTTACTACTGTCTGATCATCCAGATAAAGCATCGTCACCGGAAGCGGATATTATTATTTATATTGGAGAGTTGAAAGACTCATCTATGAGAAGAGTTGTGTTAGCGAAGAATCGGCGTCTTGTATGTGCCTCCCCATCTTATTTAGAAAGCACTAATAAAATTGAAAGCCCTGAATTATTAAGTAACCATAAATGCATCGCATTAGTAGAAAATAACGAAGACACCATGCAATGGTCATTCAAACATAAAACCAGCGGTAACATTTCTAATATTCGTATAAAACCAAGTTTAGTATGCAACGTTGCTGATGCAGTTAAACTTTGGGCATTGAAAGATTTAGGTATTATTCACCGTTCTGAGTGGGATGTAAGACAAGAGATTGAAAGTGGCAGGTTACAAGAGATTCTTACTGATTATAAACTGCCAGACGCTGATGTTGTTGCTCTCCTAAATGATTCAGAGAAAGATCGACCTCGACGAGTTAATATGTTTATAAATTATTTAAAATCGTCATTGAAGGAGCTGTAA